Proteins from one Erysipelothrix larvae genomic window:
- a CDS encoding helix-turn-helix domain-containing protein, with the protein MVDNPSYYSVTPADVRYDNRLTDSEKLLYSEITALTQSSGECWATNEYFANLYDVHITTISRRIANLKKYGYIDVVMIYKQNKKQIEKRIIRIANTYTQDCLGGISRNANTPISRNAKENNTSNYNNTSINNNTKVEKQDFTGHMNEFWSEYPRKEKRKNAFEKLKKILKQEPSVFNQIILDVRKRKKSEQWLKENGKYIPMPTTYLNERRWEDEDWSVNEKDKHSSEAF; encoded by the coding sequence ATGGTAGACAATCCAAGTTATTACTCTGTAACACCTGCAGACGTCAGATATGACAATAGATTAACGGATAGTGAGAAGTTATTGTATTCGGAAATCACAGCTCTGACACAATCAAGTGGTGAATGTTGGGCAACTAACGAATACTTTGCAAATTTGTATGACGTACACATCACAACCATCTCTAGGCGCATAGCAAATTTAAAGAAATATGGCTATATCGATGTTGTAATGATCTACAAGCAAAACAAAAAACAGATAGAGAAACGTATTATCAGAATTGCTAATACGTATACGCAGGATTGCTTAGGGGGTATTAGCAGAAATGCGAACACCCCTATTAGCAGAAATGCTAAGGAGAATAATACAAGTAATTACAATAATACAAGTATTAATAATAATACTAAAGTCGAAAAACAAGACTTTACAGGTCATATGAATGAGTTTTGGAGTGAGTATCCTAGAAAAGAAAAAAGGAAGAATGCATTTGAGAAGCTAAAAAAGATTCTAAAACAGGAACCGAGTGTATTCAACCAAATCATACTAGATGTCAGAAAGAGAAAAAAATCGGAACAATGGCTAAAGGAAAACGGAAAATACATTCCTATGCCAACCACTTACTTGAATGAAAGAAGATGGGAAGATGAAGATTGGAGCGTAAATGAAAAAGATAAACACTCAAGTGAAGCATTTTAA
- a CDS encoding ParB/RepB/Spo0J family partition protein, which yields MITQIETYKLVPHPGNPRNDMGDLTELADSIRENGIFQNLTVVNASTAGVYKVIIGHRRLAAAILAGLETVPCAIVDMDEKTQYSTMLLENMQRSDLTPYEQAQGIQQCLDLGMSEADISKKTGFSKKTVKRRLKMLELDQDLVRQSQGTIDDYIALEEIEDIDVRNSLLKHIGTNNFRMEVEKAKTKQEASATEVEKAEVETQNDTSIEQEETKTIEMRVIARGLRKKFVSEVFKNKITPNQVATAVGVINESFIDGNYKNDSNIFNELTNPHKLSNEGAKERMLKNRSNYLVVGAYSLLERNNDLGKLYSYLEVFEYPVSDDEKELIKNA from the coding sequence ATGATCACGCAAATTGAAACATATAAATTGGTACCACATCCAGGAAACCCACGAAATGATATGGGAGATTTAACCGAATTAGCAGATAGCATTCGAGAAAATGGAATATTTCAAAACTTAACTGTTGTAAATGCATCGACTGCTGGTGTTTATAAAGTAATCATCGGTCACAGACGTTTAGCAGCTGCAATCTTAGCAGGACTTGAAACTGTGCCATGTGCAATCGTGGATATGGATGAGAAAACTCAATATTCGACAATGCTCTTGGAAAATATGCAAAGGAGCGACCTGACACCTTATGAACAGGCGCAGGGCATCCAACAATGTCTTGATCTCGGAATGTCTGAGGCTGATATTTCTAAGAAAACTGGCTTCAGCAAGAAAACGGTTAAACGCAGATTGAAGATGCTAGAACTTGATCAAGATTTGGTTCGTCAATCGCAAGGTACAATTGATGATTATATCGCTCTAGAAGAGATTGAAGATATCGATGTTAGAAACTCTCTATTAAAACATATCGGTACAAATAATTTTAGGATGGAAGTTGAAAAGGCAAAAACAAAACAAGAAGCATCAGCAACTGAAGTTGAAAAAGCAGAAGTTGAAACTCAAAACGACACTAGTATTGAACAAGAAGAAACAAAAACAATTGAAATGCGTGTTATCGCTAGAGGATTGCGCAAAAAATTTGTGTCGGAAGTGTTCAAAAATAAAATCACTCCAAATCAGGTTGCAACAGCAGTTGGAGTAATTAACGAATCATTTATAGATGGAAATTACAAAAATGACTCAAATATTTTTAATGAATTAACTAACCCTCACAAGTTAAGTAATGAGGGCGCGAAGGAAAGGATGCTTAAGAACCGTTCAAATTATCTAGTTGTAGGAGCATATTCACTTCTCGAAAGAAACAATGACTTAGGGAAATTATACAGCTACTTGGAAGTGTTTGAATATCCAGTCAGTGACGATGAGAAGGAGTTGATTAAAAATGCTTAA
- a CDS encoding Cas9 inhibitor AcrIIA9 family protein codes for MLKIQLDLEKETHPSIVRIAQHLLDNAMKDSSVSESLDKPNKSLEGMYKFVTSEAKKVSQNGAAMVEDETVFGWAQHYYDEDLLDFEPKKGKDTSMQKTEELVLPDEDEDVFDF; via the coding sequence ATGCTTAAGATCCAACTTGATTTAGAAAAAGAAACACATCCTAGTATTGTACGGATTGCACAACATTTACTTGATAACGCAATGAAGGATTCTAGCGTATCAGAATCTCTAGACAAGCCAAACAAATCCTTAGAGGGTATGTATAAATTCGTTACATCTGAGGCTAAGAAAGTCTCACAGAATGGAGCAGCAATGGTTGAAGATGAAACGGTATTTGGGTGGGCCCAACATTATTACGATGAGGATTTGCTAGACTTCGAACCTAAGAAAGGAAAAGACACATCAATGCAAAAAACAGAAGAGTTGGTGCTTCCGGACGAAGATGAAGATGTGTTTGATTTCTAA
- a CDS encoding ATP-binding protein, with protein sequence MKKINTQVKHFKLTDEDLRKIEIARQRALKYLPDGMKLRHHDATEDDDPTYITFEDEIGYEYHLRTPEGNRIRAMRRLKASGLDSVAERYTFDAFTTKEPFQAKMKKIALQFTSDYQGKWFSMLGQSGAGKSHLCTAIAVELIKLGCDVEYMLWVDKLNEVRYDTDYYRSFMYRMKNCEVLYIDDLFKTGRGFDKLSDFEVKAAFEILNYRYNKRLTTILSTELGFHDFKELNSAVIGRIKEMSKGYYVELVYDEKRNYRLLDK encoded by the coding sequence ATGAAAAAGATAAACACTCAAGTGAAGCATTTTAAGCTCACTGACGAAGATTTAAGAAAAATTGAGATTGCTAGACAACGTGCGCTCAAATATCTTCCAGATGGGATGAAACTTAGACATCACGATGCAACAGAGGATGATGATCCAACCTACATCACTTTTGAAGATGAGATTGGGTATGAATATCACCTAAGAACACCAGAAGGGAATCGTATTAGAGCGATGCGCAGGCTTAAAGCCAGTGGATTAGATAGCGTTGCTGAACGGTATACATTCGATGCATTCACGACAAAGGAACCGTTCCAGGCAAAAATGAAAAAAATCGCATTGCAGTTCACAAGCGATTATCAAGGCAAATGGTTTTCTATGTTAGGACAGTCTGGAGCAGGAAAATCACATTTATGCACTGCTATAGCAGTTGAGCTTATAAAACTCGGCTGTGACGTTGAATACATGCTCTGGGTTGATAAATTGAACGAGGTTCGGTACGACACAGATTATTATCGAAGTTTCATGTATCGAATGAAAAATTGCGAAGTCTTATACATCGATGACCTATTCAAAACAGGAAGAGGGTTCGATAAATTATCCGATTTTGAAGTGAAGGCTGCATTTGAAATATTGAACTACCGTTATAACAAAAGATTAACAACAATCCTCTCAACAGAATTGGGATTTCATGATTTTAAAGAATTAAACTCAGCAGTAATTGGCCGTATCAAAGAAATGTCAAAAGGATACTATGTTGAGTTGGTTTACGACGAAAAAAGAAATTACAGACTACTAGATAAGTAG